From Drosophila busckii strain San Diego stock center, stock number 13000-0081.31 unplaced genomic scaffold, ASM1175060v1 chrUn_07, whole genome shotgun sequence, one genomic window encodes:
- the LOC108606560 gene encoding exosome complex component RRP40: protein MATKVTIVMPGERVTAVEDVAKGKRVILGPGLRRVDDKVVASKAGPLRHKEPNTFWVDSYQRRYVPARGDLVIGIIRARAGDLYRVDIGAADTASISYLAFEAATKKNRPDLNPGDLLYARVLNANADIEPELVCVNSNGKRGKLGMLQDGFFFKCSLNLGRLLLRENCPALTALTDELPFEIAVGVNGRIWVKAHSMRETVGLSNAIMALEQAGYTEIDQICSNLGDVLQA, encoded by the coding sequence ATGGCCACAAAAGTTACTATTGTTATGCCTGGCGAGCGTGTGACGGCTGTAGAAGATGTGGCCAAGGGCAAACGCGTTATACTAGGCCCCGGACTACGGCGTGTCGATGACAAAGTTGTTGCTAGCAAGGCTGGTCCATTGCGGCACAAGGAACCAAACACATTCTGGGTGGACAGCTACCAAAGGCGCTATGTGCCAGCTCGAGGTGATCTTGTCATAGGCATTATCAGAGCTAGAGCAGGTGATCTTTATCGTGTTGATATTGGTGCGGCGGACACAGCCTCCATTTCCTATTTGGCTTTTGAGGCAGCCACCAAAAAGAATCGTCCAGATCTAAATCCAGGCGATCTGCTCTACGCTCGTGTGCTAAATGCCAATGCAGACATTGAACCAGAGCTGGTGTGTGTGAATTCGAATGGCAAACGTGGCAAGCTGGGCATGTTGCAGGATGGATTCTTCTTTAAGTGCAGTCTGAATCTGGGGCGGTTACTTTTACGCGAGAATTGCCCTGCGCTGACAGCACTAACTGACGAACTACCCTTTGAGATTGCTGTAGGCGTCAATGGACGCATATGGGTGAAGGCACATTCTATGCGAGAAACAGTGGGTCTGTCGAACGCAATAATGGCACTTGAACAGGCAGGCTACACGGAAATCGATCAGATCTGTAGCAATCTAGGGGATGTGCTGCAAGCGTAA
- the LOC108606557 gene encoding enolase, whose product MSIKSIKARQIYDSRGNPTVEVDLTTDLGLFRAAVPSGASTGVHEALELRDEDKANYHGKSVLKAVGHVNASLGPELIKANLDVTDQAAIDNFMIKLDGTENKSKFGANAILGVSLAVAKAGAAKKSVPLYKHLADLAGNKEIILPVPAFNVINGGSHAGNKLAMQEFMILPTGATTFTEAMKMGSEVYHHLKNVIKAKFGLDATAVGDEGGFAPNIQSNKEALTLISDAIAKAGYTGKIEIGMDVAASEFFRDGQYDLDFKNPNTDKSAWLSPEKLANMYQEFIKDFPIVSIEDPFDQDHWDAWTNLTCNTKIQIVGDDLTVTNPKRIATAVEKGACNCLLLKVNQIGTVTESIQAHLLAKKNGWGTMVSHRSGETEDSFIADLVVGLSTGQIKTGAPCRSERLAKYNQILRIEEEIGSGVKFAGKNFRKPQ is encoded by the exons ATGTCTATCAAGTCAATCAAAGCACGTCAGATCTACGATTCGCGTGGCAATCCCACCGTTGAGGTCGATCTGACCACCGATCTGGGTCTGTTCCGTGCTGCCGTGCCCTCAGGAGCCTCCACGGGTGTGCATGAGGCATTGGAGCTTCGCGACGAGGACAAGGCCAACTATCATGGCAAGTCTGTGCTGAAGGCTGTTGGCCATGTAAACGCCTCTTTGGGCCCCGAGTTGATTAAGGCCAATCTGGATGTTACCGATCAGGCGGCCATTGATAACTTCATGATCAAGCTCGACGGCACGGAGAACAAGAGCAAGTTTGGCGCCAATGCAATTCTGGGCGTGTCTCTGGCAGTTGCTAAGGCTGGCGCTGCCAAGAAGAGCGTACCACTGTACAAGCATCTGGCTGATTTGGCCGGCAACAAGGAAATTATTTTGCCCGTGCCCGCTTTTAACGTGATCAACGGTGGCAGCCATGCCGGCAACAAGCTGGCCATGCAGGAGTTCATGATCTTGCCCACAGGCGCAACCACTTTCACCGAGGCCATGAAGATGGGTTCAGAGGTGTACCATCATCTGAAGAATGTCATCAAGGCCAAGTTTGGTCTGGATGCCACCGCTGTGGGTGATGAGGGTGGCTTTGCACCTAACATTCAGTCCAACAAGGAGGCATTGACACTCATCAGCGATGCCATTGCCAAGGCTGGTTACACTGGCAAG ATTGAAATCGGCATGGACGTTGCTGCTTCGGAGTTCTTCCGCGATGGCCAGTACGATCTGGACTTCAAGAACCCCAACACCGATAAGAGCGCGTGGTTGTCGCCTGAGAAGCTGGCCAACATGTATCAGGAATTCATCAAGGACTTCCCCATTGTGTCCATTGAGGATCCCTTCGATCAGGATCATTGGGATGCCTGGACAAACCTGACCTGCAACACGAAGATCCAGATTGTCGGCGATGATCTGACTGTCACCAATCCCAAACGCATTGCCACTGCCGTCGAGAAGGGCGCCTGCAACTGCCTGCTGCTGAAGGTCAACCAGATTGGCACAGTCACAGAGTCCATTCAGGCTCATTTGCTGGCCAAGAAGAACGGCTGGGGCACCATGGTCTCTCACCGTTCCGGCGAGACTGAGGATTCGTTCATTGCCGATCTGGTTGTAGGTCTGTCCACCGGCCAGATCAAGACTGGCGCTCCTTGCCGCTCGGAGCGTCTGGCAAAGTACAACCAGATCTTGCGCATTGAGGAGGAAATTGGCTCAGGCGTCAAGTTCGCCGGCAAGAACTTCAGAAAGCCACAGTAA